The Entomobacter blattae nucleotide sequence AACGGACACTGGCTGAAGCCCTGTCTGCACCAGTAAAAATGCCCGCTGCATCGGTGCCCTGCACAAATTCCATGAGCTCCTCTGCCTCTGCTTCGTTTGTCCATTTATAGACATCCCGCATACTGCGTCTGGACAGGTTCTCTTCCCTGACTTTACGGGCTACGGCTGCAAAGAGCATACGGCCATAGCCATTCCACTCTTCCGCATCACTACTGGATGATTGCTGAACAATAGAATGGGCCAGTCTTTTAAAGTCGTAGTCATCCCGCACTTCATTGAAAAATGACCAGCCTTCCGTTCGACTGTCATAGGGATTGAGGATATGATCTGTTTCTGGACGATAGAAGGTTTTAACAAACTCTCCATCCGGATCGAGAATGACCATCCTGTCACCCCGCCTGATACAGCCAACCATCATCTCTTTGAATATGGTAGACTTGCCCGTGCCTGTTGCCCCTCCTATCGAAAAATGGGTCGTTTCCGCTTCTATCGGCACCGGCACATCGGCAATGGTCACCTGCGCTTTTCCCCGTTCTCCTGTTTTTGTGGCCAGTGTTTTTGCACTCACCACCTGTGTGCCACGGAAATAGCGATCAAATCTGGCCCCTCTGAAAGGCTTCTTCATACGGATAACACAAACAGACAACCCAATAGCAAGAAACAGCCCCAACCCTGATGTCAACCACAACGCTTTCAGATCTGGCGTTGCCATAATCACGGCAAGAGCATTCGTTTTGTCCATATGATAAATCGCCCTTGCCCCAATCAGCCAGCCGAGCAATGGGAATAACACCAGCATGGCAAGGATAAGCTTACCTTTATCTTCCTTCTCCATTACACGAACTCCTTCCTCTTAATGCCATAGCGTCTCATATCCCGTGCCACGTCATCTGCCCTTTCTGGGCTGGTAGCCTTCCGCATAAACAGAAGCATTTCTGCAAGAAGAGGAAACAGGTTCTGCTCACCACCATCCTCTCCTTTCCCCCCTTCCTGTGAGGCTGCCAGAGTTGAAATACTCTCCTCTATTCTTTCCAGAGTAGAAAGCAGGCTGCTGTTTTTGGAAAATGTTTTTTCAAAAATAATCCCTCTTAAATATTCTGATAAATTTCCTTGAGAACGAGAAATAAGCTCTTCTTTTTGAGAAAGACTGCACTTAAATCCAACACTTACTAAATTTATTTTTTTGTTTAACACTGCGTTTAACCTTTTTTCTAAAAAAGTCCTTTATTTGCATGATGTTACAACACAAAGTAAAACCATATGTTTAACCGGTGCAAAATTAAACCATTGTAAAACAACGATTTTCGTTGCGTATGGTGTGTAGTAACTTCCTCATCAGATTAAGGGACTTTTTTAGCTTGAAATCAATATAAAAATTATAACTTTGTTAAAATAGCGTATTTTATTTTTATTTTTTATATGATACGTATACAAACTGTATTCATTGAGTTTTGTTATTTTTATATTCTATATTATTTTTTATATAATATGTTTATAAAATGTATTCAATTGAAAACAAAATATATTCAATCTGTTTATTCTACACTTAGAAAAAGTGATTATTGCGATGACAGGAGAAAAACCACTTCAAAATCAAATTAGCCTGATAGGAGTTATAGAACGGCACTTTGAGGAAATCAGAACTCTCTACACACAAAAGGTAAAAAAGGAGGCCATCTGGGGACATTTTAAAAATCTATATGATCTGAATACCCAGTCTGCTTTTTGGCAAACCTACTACAAAATTTGTCGTGAAAACGGACTAAAACCAAGAAAGTCGAGAAATCCTGTTTTCGAAAGAGATGCGCCGGAACCAACTTCTCCCCCCGCCTCACGAAATAGCGATGTCTTTTCCAAGACAACGACCCCGTCCCCGTCCCCATCGGAAAAGCCTCTTAACCCAAATGATATCAGGAAAATAGGCCAACAAGTCCGAAACAGAGACCTAAGCGAATACAAGAAATTTTAAAATCCAAGGAACACCATCATGAAAATTGCTATCTTGAACTATAATGGCAATGCTGGAAAAACCACCATTGCAACATATCTACTAAAACCTCGCATGCCCGATAACACCCCTTATTTCTCTATTGAGAGTATCAATCAGGGTGCGAGCGATCTTGGTGTGAACGCCGCCGAACAACTCAAGGGAAACCAATTCGGACAGGTTTTCGAAAACCTGATGATCGAAGACAACGCCATTGTTGATGTCGGAGCCTCCAACATTGAGTCCTTCCTTGCCAAATGGACAGAGTACGAAGATGCATCAGAGCTTTTTGACCTCTTCATTGTGCCCGTAACTCCAAACCAAAAATCCGTTATAGAAACTATCAACATTGTTGATGTTCTATCTCGCATGAGGATACCTGCCAGAAAAATCCTGATCGTCCCCAATATGATTGAAGAGGATCCATTAGAGGAAATCCCTCAAATATATGCTTACGTAAAAAAAGAAAAAAAAGCATGGCTTGATGAAGACTGTATGCTCTACCGGAGTGACATATTCACTTTCCTTGCTGGTGAAAAACTTTCTTTTGAACAGCTTCTTGCAGAAGAAGACCTTAAAGAACGCGCTCGACAGGCTACCAACCTAGAAGAGAGAAAATCCCTGGCACGCCTTTACCGGTGGCAAAGTATGGCTAAAGCGTTCAACAGAAAACTTGATGCCGCCTATTCCGTTCTGGAGGAAAGATTATGAACCAACCTTCATTTGACCGGAAAATAGACTGGTTCCTTCTCTTTGATCAGGGTAGGGAAATTATCAGCAAGAGTGAAGAAGTTACAGATAAAGCCATAGAAGCTGTTGCCAGTGCAAAGAGCCTTACCGAGACCATACGACAGGCCAGTCGCAATCTGAATGCCACCACTATTCATAACAATGAAGAGAAAAGGAAAATAGACAGGGAAATCGCCGCCTCTCTTTTTGGTATCCATCAGCAATTCTCTGCCCAGAACAAGGATTTACTGAACATCAAACTCACCGTATGGTTTATCCTATTTATGAATATTGTTTTTTCAATTATATTTTCATTTTTATTGTTTAGATAACTTTGATATTTTTTCTATTTTATATAAAATAATTATTGACAGTTATTCTATGGAGATTTATCCTCAACTCTGTAATCACCACCGTGGTTACTGACTTTCTTTCTTACATCCAGTTAGTTTAATCGCATAAACCTGCCGCCTTTTTCGTCACAGGAGATGCGGTTTTTTTATCCTCATATAAAAAATATGTTGTAATAATAAATTTTATTTAGTAATTTATTTTTGTTATTAATATTTTTTATTTATAGGTATAAAATGACTAAAAAAATACCCTTCTCATGGGAGCCGCCTTTCTCGGCTTCCTTGCATTGGGCAGCGGTGCTCATGCAGAAAATTCCATCTCGACGGCCCAACCCAATATCTCTGTAACAGGGGATAACAACACAACCACTTTTGATGGAACAGAGGCCAGCCCCGACTATTCACCGTATGATAAACCAGAAAACAAAGCCCATGTGGGTGACCATGGAACCATCAACGGGAACGACAACATCCTGCACAATGCCTATGCCCCCAATGTTACGGGCAATGGCAATACGATTGACGGTGGCATTGCTACAATTAACGGGACTAAAAATACTGTTACCAATTCGACTGTGACCATTAATGGCAGTTTTAACAGTGCCACCAACACTGCCCTCTCCACTGTAGCAGGCTATTCCAACTCGGTGGAGAGTTTCGGAAACAACGTTTCAGGATCAGCCAATACCATTGACAATAAATCAGAGAATGCTGGTGTGGCAGGCAATGGGAACGTAGTCAGTTCTGCCAACAACTCGTTCGTAGCCGGTAATGCCAATACCCTTAGTGGAGATAATGCCTCGACACTGGGTTATAATAATAAGGTCAATGGAGAAAATGCGACAGCTCTTGGGGCCAACAACACCGCTACAGGAACTAACAGCGTAGCCATTGGTGGGGCAAGTGCCTCTAATGGTGGGGTAGCTCTCGGTTCTGGTTCTACAGCAACACGTGCTGATCAGGTTGATGTGGGAAACAGACAGATCACTTCAGTAAAAGACGGTGTGGACACTAACGATGCCGTCAATGTTGGACAAATGAAATCCAGTGCTTCTGATACTCTGAAAAACGCTAATGACTATACAGATAGCGGATTGGCCAAAGAAGCTGCGGCCCGTGAAGCTGGAGACCAGCAAACCCTGAACACAGCAAACACCAATGCTCAAAATTATGCTAACACAGCAGAAAAAAACGCCAATCAGTATACAGATGATGGACTGGCTAAAGAGGCTGCGACCCGTGAAGCTGGAGACCAGCAGACCCTGAACACAGCAAACACCAATGCTCAAAATTATGCTAACACGGCAGAAAAGAACGCCAATCAGTATACAGATGACGGACTGGCCAAAGAGGCCACTGCACGTCAACAGGGTGACAAGGACACTCTCGCTTCCGCTAACCAGTATAGTGATACTGGCGATGCAAAAACCCTGAATACTGCCAATACCAATGCCCAGGGTTATGCTGATCAGGCACAGCAAAATGCCCAGCATTATTCAGATGTCAATCTGGGTAAAGAGACAGCCGACCGGATCATTGGCGATCAAAAAACACTTGATACAGCCAATAAATATACAGATGTCAATCTTGGAAAGGAGGCAGAAGCCAGAATCTCTGGAGACCAGAAAACTCTTCAGGAAGCCAATAGTAATGCCCAGAACTATGCCAATACGGCAGAAAGCAATTCTAATACCTATACTAACGTCTCTGTAGCCAAAGAGGCCGCCGCACGAATTGCAGGAGACGAACAGACTTTAAAAACCGCCAATACCTACACTGACGTTTCTGTGGGTAATGAAGCAAAAGAGAGGGCCGATGGTGATGCAAAAACCCTCTCTTCTGCGAACCGCTATACAGATAACAGGTTCAGTGACCTTTCTAACCGCATGGATAGCTATTCGCAAGCAGACCGTGCCTATACAGACCAACAGGTTCGTTCTGCTTCCCGCAGGCTTAATGCTGGTATTGCCGGTGCCATGGCCATGGCGGGCTTGCCATTCAATCCACTGTATGACTCTTCATTCGCTATGGGATTTGGCTCTTATCGTGGACAATTCGCCGGAGCTGCCGGCCTGCAAACCCATCTGGCCGATAACGTCATCATCCGCGCCTCGGCTTCCGTTGACAGCCACGGCGGTGCAGGAGTAGGAGCAGGCTTCTCTGTAGGGTTCTAACCCCCATCAGACTACACTTACAAGTGCGCTGTATCAGAAGGCAGGGAAACGCCATCCCTGCCTTTCCTTATTTCCCGTATAAAGATCTTGATAAACACAGAAATAAACACGCACACACAGAATGCCACTATCCATAGTATTTTCAGTGTAAAGACAATCATCCTTATGTTTAAAAACAGTAAAACCCAAAATACCTTGAACATGGTTTTTCTCCTTTCTGGGGAAGAAGGGAACATTCTCCCTCCCCTACCCTTCCCGTTTGGCTAGTGATATTCAGTGGGCAGCATAATAGTGTTAGACAGCACAATGAGTTCCATAGTCTCTAAAGGGAACAGTTCCCGCTCTATGACTTTCCTGAAAAGAAGCTGGTTATTGCGGTTAAAACAGCATAATGAGGCTTTTGTCCTGTCTAGTGGGCTTATGGTCAGGTTCCAGAGCTGATAGGACTTGCTGTAAATGCCATTCCTGTGCTGATTGAGAGTGACTTCATCCAGCAGCCAGAAACAGCCCGTTTCATCAGCAAAATACTTCACTCCTTCTGAAATAGTCATATCAAACAGATAACGGCTTCTCGGGCCCATAGTGGAAAACTGTTTTAACTCTGCGTCCAGTGTGATAAATTCCTGTAGTGTCATTTTCAGTCCTTCCGTAACTGATAGTGGCTGAAAGCCCGTCCCCGCATGACGGGCTTTCTTCTCATCCATTATTGATAGCTATTAAGTAGCTATCTAATAGCTATCTTCTCAAAAACTCTCTGCCTTACCATGGATTTTCTGAGCTATCGTTCTCGCTTTTCTTTCCAGTAGCCTGAAGAAAAGAAATACTGTGCGGAAAACGTCTGACAGCAATTGATACGGTTTTATGAGAAACACCCTTCTCATCTGTGTAATCCGAATAGGAAAGCTCCCCTTCAAGAGAAACCAGAACCCCTTTCTTTCCCCTCTCTTCAGTCTGGTTTACGAAAAACTCATTCCAGACGACAACTTCGTGCCATTGGGTAGTGTCATGTTCTTTCCCGTCTTTTTCGTATTTACTGCCGGTTGCTAAAGAAAATGTTGCAAATCTCTTCCCGTTTGAAGCCTGACGAATAACAGGCTCCTTACCCATACGGCCAATAATCTGAACACAATTTAAACTCATGATTTAGTTCCTTTAAAAAAGCTGGTTACTATTTTGGCTTGCTTTCTTTGATTAATATCTCTGAAAAGCGCCATGCTTTTCGGAACTAGCCATGCGGCGATGAGCGGGGGAAGCTGTCACTATCTGGAACAGATAAAGTGGTGCGGGCGCAACGTAGTGAGCCACGGTTTGTCTGTTCCACCGTAGGCTTGGATATTGACAGCGAGGGGGGCGCAGCCCCTGGCTTGTTTACTTATGAAAATGGCCAATACGCAAGTATTGGCCGTGCCATGATA carries:
- a CDS encoding DUF6876 family protein, coding for MDEKKARHAGTGFQPLSVTEGLKMTLQEFITLDAELKQFSTMGPRSRYLFDMTISEGVKYFADETGCFWLLDEVTLNQHRNGIYSKSYQLWNLTISPLDRTKASLCCFNRNNQLLFRKVIERELFPLETMELIVLSNTIMLPTEYH
- the stbB gene encoding StbB family protein, with product MKIAILNYNGNAGKTTIATYLLKPRMPDNTPYFSIESINQGASDLGVNAAEQLKGNQFGQVFENLMIEDNAIVDVGASNIESFLAKWTEYEDASELFDLFIVPVTPNQKSVIETINIVDVLSRMRIPARKILIVPNMIEEDPLEEIPQIYAYVKKEKKAWLDEDCMLYRSDIFTFLAGEKLSFEQLLAEEDLKERARQATNLEERKSLARLYRWQSMAKAFNRKLDAAYSVLEERL
- a CDS encoding single-stranded DNA-binding protein; protein product: MSLNCVQIIGRMGKEPVIRQASNGKRFATFSLATGSKYEKDGKEHDTTQWHEVVVWNEFFVNQTEERGKKGVLVSLEGELSYSDYTDEKGVSHKTVSIAVRRFPHSISFLQATGKKSENDSSENPW
- a CDS encoding YadA-like family protein codes for the protein MGAAFLGFLALGSGAHAENSISTAQPNISVTGDNNTTTFDGTEASPDYSPYDKPENKAHVGDHGTINGNDNILHNAYAPNVTGNGNTIDGGIATINGTKNTVTNSTVTINGSFNSATNTALSTVAGYSNSVESFGNNVSGSANTIDNKSENAGVAGNGNVVSSANNSFVAGNANTLSGDNASTLGYNNKVNGENATALGANNTATGTNSVAIGGASASNGGVALGSGSTATRADQVDVGNRQITSVKDGVDTNDAVNVGQMKSSASDTLKNANDYTDSGLAKEAAAREAGDQQTLNTANTNAQNYANTAEKNANQYTDDGLAKEAATREAGDQQTLNTANTNAQNYANTAEKNANQYTDDGLAKEATARQQGDKDTLASANQYSDTGDAKTLNTANTNAQGYADQAQQNAQHYSDVNLGKETADRIIGDQKTLDTANKYTDVNLGKEAEARISGDQKTLQEANSNAQNYANTAESNSNTYTNVSVAKEAAARIAGDEQTLKTANTYTDVSVGNEAKERADGDAKTLSSANRYTDNRFSDLSNRMDSYSQADRAYTDQQVRSASRRLNAGIAGAMAMAGLPFNPLYDSSFAMGFGSYRGQFAGAAGLQTHLADNVIIRASASVDSHGGAGVGAGFSVGF
- a CDS encoding type IV secretion system DNA-binding domain-containing protein, encoding MEKEDKGKLILAMLVLFPLLGWLIGARAIYHMDKTNALAVIMATPDLKALWLTSGLGLFLAIGLSVCVIRMKKPFRGARFDRYFRGTQVVSAKTLATKTGERGKAQVTIADVPVPIEAETTHFSIGGATGTGKSTIFKEMMVGCIRRGDRMVILDPDGEFVKTFYRPETDHILNPYDSRTEGWSFFNEVRDDYDFKRLAHSIVQQSSSSDAEEWNGYGRMLFAAVARKVREENLSRRSMRDVYKWTNEAEAEELMEFVQGTDAAGIFTGADRASASVRFVLSDKLSPHLTMKQGEFSLRDWLANPRGGNLYITWSESMRSSLKPLISCWTDIIFSSVLAEESDLKRRIWVFLDELESLSKLSTLGDALTKGRKKGLCIVTGYQSYTQIEEVYGEKAAETMLANHRTSVVLAGGRMGQKTVEKMAHSIGQHEIMRKKKGKSARAGFGSGVSASENEDIRTELVVLPSEIMALPNLHGYLAFPGSFPVGKFKLTPVTYIRMQPVPGILKKKEEEVV